A genomic window from Gossypium hirsutum isolate 1008001.06 chromosome D10, Gossypium_hirsutum_v2.1, whole genome shotgun sequence includes:
- the LOC107914812 gene encoding probable auxin efflux carrier component 1c, whose protein sequence is MIGIKDLYSVLTAVVPLYVTMFLAYGSVKWWNVFTPEQCAGINRFVAIFAVPLLSFEFVSRINPYKMDLLFLAADGVSKVLILFALLCWANFTKTGGLDWSITVFSLSTLPNTLVMGIPLLKSMYGDDKEYLMIQVVVLQCIIWYTLLLFLFEYRETRTEVLSKFKESSVSSKNCCSEDEVIDVIATTSSNQQQQQQQQQQTAQNANKIAPDQSQRFRPMVAASMEGEGKELHLFIWRCGCCISTDGTSTTCEKQSVQAGQREESSSTAKVVESVKQEDVENASIPSSFSSSMLLKILRKVWLKLVRNPNSYSSLLGLSWALVSCRWDIKKPQIMENSVTILSSAGLGMAMFSLGLFMALQPRIIACGKKLALYGMVARFIAGPAVMAIASIAVGLKGTTLKLSIVQAALPQGIVPFVFSREYNLHPDVLSTAVIFGMIVSLPITIVYYILLGI, encoded by the exons ATGATTGGCATCAAGGATCTGTACAGTGTTCTGACTGCAGTTGTTCCTCTTTATGTCACCATGTTCTTGGCTTATGGTTCAGTGAAATGGTGGAACGTATTCACCCCGGAACAATGTGCCGGCATCAACAGATTCGTCGCCATCTTCGCCGTTCCGCTCCTCTCCTTTGAGTTCGTTTCGAGGATAAATCCTTACAAAATGGACCTCCTTTTCCTTGCCGCTGATGGAGTCTCAAAAGTCCTGATATTGTTTGCTTTGCTTTGTTGGGCCAATTTCACAAAGACAGGCGGCCTGGACTGGTCTATCACAGTTTTCTCACTTTCCACTCTCCCAAACACTCTTGTCATGGGGATTCCCCTACTGAAATCCATGTATGGGGATGACAAGGAATACCTAATGATTCAAGTTGTGGTGCTGCAATGCATAATCTGGTATACCCTATTACTGTTTTTGTTTGAATATAGAGAAACAAGAACTGAGGTCTTGAGCAAGTTCAAGGAAAGTAGTGTTAGTTCTAAGAACTGTTGCAGTGAAGATGAAGTCATTGATGTTATTGCCACAACATCATCTAaccagcagcagcagcagcagcagcagcagcagacGGCTCAAAATGCAAACAAGATTGCACCGGATCAATCTCAGCGATTCAGGCCTATGGTAGCAGCATCGATGGAGGGAGAGGGTAAAGAGCTCCATTTATTCATTTGGAGATGTGGATGTTGCATTTCAACTG ATGGGACAAGTACTACCTGTGAGAAGCAGTCAGTGCAAGCTGGTCAAAGAGAAGAAAGCAGTAGTACTGCAAAGGTGGTTGAGAGTGTAAAGCAAGAGGATGTCGAAAATGCTAGCAttccctcttctttttcttcatcaATGCTCCTCAAAATATTGAGAAAAGTCTGGCTCAAGCTTGTGAGGAACCCTAACTCTTACTCAAGTTTGCTGGGTCTAAGCTGGGCTTTAGTCTCTTGCAG ATGGGACATAAAGAAGCCCCAAATAATGGAAAATTCAGTCACGATATTgtcaagtgcaggtcttgggaTGGCAATGTTTAGCCTTG GATTATTCATGGCTTTGCAACCAAGGATCATTGCCTGTGGAAAGAAGCTGGCTTTATATGGGATGGTAGCTAGGTTTATAGCAGGACCGGCAGTAATGGCGATAGCATCCATCGCAGTTGGCCTCAAAGGCACTACCTTAAAGTTGTCTATTGTACAAGCAGCATTGCCTCAAGGAATTGTCCCTTTCGTTTTTTCTAGGGAGTATAATCTGCATCCTGATGTATTGAGCACTGC GGTGATTTTTGGAATGATAGTTTCTCTGCCCATAACAATAGTATATTACATTTTATTGGGTATTTGA